The nucleotide window TGTTTGGTATGTGGTAAGTATTTCCAAGGAAGAGGCCACAACTCACATGCATATACCCATAGCCTTGAAGCAGGACACCATGTCTACATCAATCTTCGCACCGAAAAAGTATATTGCCTGCCTGATGGTTATGAAATCAATGATCCTTCACTTGATGATATTCGACATCTTCTTAACCCAAGGTCtgctcttttttttttctttataccTTTACGTAACCTAAATAACTCCCAACCTTTGTGTTTATTCATTTGTTCGTCATGATGTGTCTAATATTACTTTACTGCTTTTATTGGTTTGGTGCTGTGGGATAGTTTGTGATTATTGAATCGTTTTTGTGCGTCTGTTTATAAATATGTAGTACCAACTGGAGATGTGATTAATATTAAGTTAAATACCTTTCTCATTGTATCGCTACTATGTACTCTCATGCATAGTGTCAATAGTGAGcgtagcgatcgctatagcgcgctatgtagcgTATAGGTCTAGGCTCGCTATTGTGGTCGTAGTGATAGATAGCGATAATagctacaatttttttttaatataaatcgcaattaaatatagctataaaatagttggattttagattttttgttaaatatacaatACTGCTATTGTAGGCGTATCACACAGGGAGAGGTGATGGCAGCACTTAGGAAGATGGGAAGGGCTAAGGCAGTGGGTCTGGACAACATACCAATTGAGGTGTGGAAGTGCTTGGGACAGGAGGGAGTTCAATGGCTAACTAACTTGTTCAATCTCATTTTCAACTCTGGAAGAATGCCAGACCAGTGGAGGAGCAGTATTGTAGTGCCTTTATATAAGAACAAGGGAGACGCCCAATGTTGTGGTAGTTATAGAGGGATTAAGTTGTTAAGCCATACTATGAAACTATGGGAGAGGGTGATTGAGACTAGACTTAGAAGAGAAACCCAGGTTACGGTAAACCAATTTGGTTTCATGCCAGGGCGGTCAACTACAGAAGCGATACACATTCTAAGGAGATTGATGGAAAAATATAGAGAGAAAAATCGAGATCTACATATGGTGTTCATTGATTTAGAAAAGGCGTATGACAGTGTGCCACGTAGATTGATATGGGATAGTTTGGAGGATAGAGGGGTACCTAGTAAGTATGTAGACTTAATTAAGGATATGTATGTTGAAACTAAAACTAGTGTTCGTGCACCGGTAGGGGATACTGATTTCTTTCCTGTGGAAGTCGGACTCCACTAAGGGTCAGCGTTGAGTCCTTTTCTATTTGCGATTGTCCTAGATGAGCTGTCAAAGTCGATTCAGGAGTCAGTTCCATGGTGCTTGCTTTTTGCAGACGATATTGTGCTGATAGAAGAAAGTAAACAGAGCTTGAATGAGAGGTTAGAAGAATGGCGTGTAGCCTTAGAAGGCAAAGGTTTTAGGATAAGTCGCTCTAAGACTGAGTACCTTTACTGTGATTTTATTGGAGCAGGCGATGAGCACGACACTCAGATCACCATTGAGGGTCAGGTGGTCCCACAGGCAACTAAGTTCAAGTATTTAGGATCGTTTGTTCAGAGTAATGGAGAGATAGACAGTGACGTAGCTCACCGTATCCAGGTTGGATGGTGTAGGTGGAGAGCAGCCACAGAGGTATTGTGCGACAAGAGGTTCCCTGATAAATTAAAAGGGAAATTTTATAGGGTTGCAATTAGACCCTCTATGTTATACGGAACAGATTGTTGGGCCATCAAGAAAATCAATGCACGAAAGCTAGATGTGGCAGAGATGAGGATGCTAAGATGGATGTGTGGGCATACTAGGTTGGACAAGATAAGATATGAGGTTTTTAGGGTAAGATTAGGAGTTGCTTGTATTTGAGACAAAATAAGGGAGggaagattgagatggtttgggcatgtcaAGAGAAGGCAGATGACAGACCCGATTAGAATAGTTGAAACACTCACCGTAGATGGAAGGAGGAGTAGAGGTAGGCCAAAAATGACTTGGGAGGAGCGGATTAGGCAAGATTTGCTAGATTTGCACCTCTtcgagaacatggtcgatgataGAACttcgtggagacgtaggattaaggttaaggactttTAGGAGTTTGGCCTGGTTTTTGGTTTAGGTTCTTGTCTTATGAGTTTAAATTTTTTCGTTTTCTATGAGGTGTGATATAGCTTTCTATAAGTTGTCACTTATTCCCGGCGTCGTAGTTTTACTAACAACTACTTATttatttatgtgtttatttttattatttttcttttccaCATTTTTTAGTAGTTGTGTGCTGATATATGTTTTTCCAGAAGCTTATGTCTTGGTTATGGTTTTttggagccgggggtctcactggaagcagcctctctatcccctaggatagaggtaaggcttgcctacatcctaccctccccagaccctatcaaTAGCTGCGCTATAGGTGGCAttatactgggtatggttgttgttgtttgttgttaaatatacatgtaaaatagcatatataccagggtattttgatataacaTACATATAaggttttttaatttttcttctagtgtatcgctatttataaaatagtcgCCGCTATTGATCGCTATTTGCTATGTAGCATAcaggtaccttatcgctattcgccattaacaactatgctcTCATATACTTCTGGTGCTTAACTAGTTCTGGTATCACTTCATAGGTTTAACAAAGACCAAGTTCTGCAACTTGATAGAAATAGACAATGGTCAAGGGCGCTTGATGGTTCTGATTATCTTCCTGGAATGGTAATTCATTATTGCTAATGTCTCGATCCATTTTTTTATAAGAATACTGATTGTGATATTTTCTTTTGGTGATTTTCAGGTCGGGCTTAATAACATTAAGGAGACTGATTTTGTTAATGTCACCATTCAGTCTTTAATGCGAGTGACCCCCTTGAGAAATATTTTTCTCATTCCTGAAAATTACGCCGACAGTAAATCTGTCCTTGTTCACCGTTTTGGTGAGCTGACAAGGAAGATATGGCATGCAAGGAATTTCAAAGGACAGGTTTGATCATAACAAATACTATGATTTATCTCTAGATCTATGCCTTTTGCAGACCTAATAGTTACTTGTTTGAGCTGTAGGTTAGCCCTCATGAATTTTTGCAAGCAGTTATGAAAGCCAGTAAAAAACGATTTCGTATAGGGGCACAGTCTGATCCTGTTGAATTTATGTCATGGCTTCTCAATACACTGCACACAGACCTTAAAAGTTCAAGGACAAAGACCAGCAGCATTATCCATCGGTGTTTTCAGGTATCACTTGTTCTTATTTTAGCCTTGTTAAATTTTATCATTGAACGCAAATCTATTCTTTCAAGGGAGAACTGGAGGTTGTGAAAGAGATTAATGCAAAAGATGGTGCTGAGACCAGTAAGATGCCATTTTTGATGCTTGGAGTAGATTTGCCGCCACCCCCACTTTTCAAAGACGTGATGGAGAAAAATATAATTCCTCAAGTTTGTGCTTAAATTCTTAATTTCTTTTCAACTCTTATTTTTCCATATTGCCTGGCAAACGGGCTTATGAAGGTTACATGTATTGGGTATTTGAGTTAAAAAGGTGTATTGTTATTGTAGGTTCCACTTTTCAACATACTGAAGAAGTTTGATGGGGAGAGTGTAACTGAAGTAGTGCGTCCTCGTGTAGCCAGGATGAGATATCGCGTTACAAGACTTCCACAGTATCTTATTCTTCACATGCGTCGCTTCACGAAGAATAATTTCTTTGTGGAGAAAAATCCAACCCTTggtgagaaggactggtttattattattatcattatttgaTTGATACATGTGCTTATTATTACTTGAGTTTCTGTGTGTCAGTTAACTTCCCTGTGAAAAATCTGGAGCTGAAGGATTATATACCATATCATCTAAAGAGGGAGAGGAAGAAAGAGTGCGTTCCAAGTATGATTTGATTGCAAACATTGTTCATGACAGTAAACCAGGTGAAGGAGCATATAGGGTATTTGTTCAGCGCAAGTCGGAAGAGCTCTGGTAGGCCTTCTTCCATGTCAATTTCTGAGCTAGTGAGTAAGAAAGAAATTgatatttgtgtgtgtgtgtgtgtgtttaggtATGAGATGCAGGATCTCCATGTTGCAGAAACACTTCCGCAGATGGTTGCACTTTCTGAGGCTTACATGCAGATATATGAGCAGCAGCATTTGGATTCTCACAAACAGGTGGAGGCAGACAGGGAAGAGCTTTAAGGTGTATCTTGAGATTTGCTTGCAGAGATAAATTCATGTTTCATTGTTCTAGACAAGTCATCATGGCCAAGATTATATTAAATGCGTTGCGTTGGTAACTGTGTTATTTTGATGGAATCAAATAGAATGATAGGATAAATGCACCATAAGTAAGACGCATAGTTGCTTTAAATTTTGTTTAATTAGCAGTCTCTTCCAGATATAAATCTTTCTGATTCAGAAGGGAACAATGTGTACATTTTCAATCGAGTTAAATGCCtggttagtccttgtggtttgcaaaTATTGCAGAGTTGGTCCTAATGTTTTAATAATCTTTCGATGGTATCAGGTATCTCTAGCACTTTGTCCTCAACGGTTGGTAGATCCCTCTCTTTTAATTTTCTCTATTTCCCCAGAGTGTCTGATGAGGAAGAGTTGATCGCTCCCACATCTGATTCCTCATTAAGATCTAGTTGTTTGGGCCTGCTCACCTTCACTTTGGGCTGAACTCTGTTGGGCTTACCTTTGCAGGTGggcttttctttcttttcttttccaaaaacgagctttaggcctgtaaacgaaccgaacgaacacgaacacaggcatgttcgtgttcgttcatttaagtttaaccgaacatgaacacgaacacgaacgtataatcgaacacatttttttgttcgtgttcgttcattaagaaatcgagcatgttcgtgttcgtttatgtttgttcgtttaaagcctaaacgaacagttcacgaacattaacgaacacaaacgaacataaacaaaaaaatttAAGTGAATGTATTTGAATAAACAGAAACAAATATAAATTAGCATGATTGAACAGCAAGTCTAACATATTACAGTTCATCCTTAAACACAACTAAATTAGGGTTCATAGTTATACTAAtgagttatatttatataaggagttagaaaacctaatatttatataaatataactatttatgtatttactaaaaTTAAACGAACATAAAAAAACGTAAATAagcaaacgttcacgaacataaatgaacgaatgttcatgaacataaatgaacgaacacaagctgtgttcatgttcgttcatttaatttaACGAACAAacttttatgttcgtgttcgttcatttattaaataaacgaacataaacgaacttcccgccgaacaagttcatgaacagttcatgaacgttcggttcgtttacaggcctaacgAGCTTCAGTTAACTTCATTAGAAGCCCAATTAACCTGAGAAGTGGGCTTTGGAGAAGTGGGTTTAAATTCAGAGGAACACAATGGAACAAAATCCTTAAACATTAGTATAAAAATCTTGTGacaacttaaaaaaataaattatactATTCTTTGCAAAAAACAAAACATGATATCAAAGTGAAACTCATTATGAAATATGTGTTCTAGCTAATattaagatttatcatgtgtagcTTTCGATTTTAAATTATTCATAATTCAAGTTGTCTAAAGTGTAAGTTTTAACTTATGTGTATATATtgataaataacaataataatctaTGATATATTAGCATCTTAAATTGTGTtaatttattttgattttctttcaatttcaaaGAAACTGACATTTTTCTAATTATGGGTGGTCTTAAGCAATTTTTATGGTATTTATCATCTTTATTTACGTGAGATACTTTCTTTATTCAATCCGTATCCGTATGGTTCACAACCTAGCGTATTCGTAAATGTAATATGATACCAATAAAAATAAAGCATACATGTATTTTAATTGGTAAAAATGTGTTAATAAAAATAGAACAATCGATGTAAGACCGACGAAAGCATTGGAGGTCAAAAGATGTGTTCCCAACCAACACAAGGattttgaaattaaaacttaaaacgtGTAGGTTATAATAATAAGAAGAAGGTGGGCATAGCATGTAACTTAAGAAAGGTAAGGGGACAATTCTGTAAAAAGAAAACACCCGATCCATTCCGCCCACTCATCGTTTTGTATGCGCACACATCTTTTGACCTCTCATCCTAACTAACATTTTGATTGTCCGTCATTCAagatttatcatataaaatcaagaTCAATCATCAATAAAAAACTAAATCTTTGATTCGaatataatttataaataaatattaagcTATCAATAAAAGGAGTTAGTTACTTATGACAATTTCTAGTCATTTTGTCAAATTAGAACGAATTTGATAGTTTctgttaataataaaataaatattttgtgATACGCCTAATGCAAAAGTCCAAAATCGAGATTGTTATAAACGTGAGGACAAAAAATATGGTTTTAAAACTAACAAACCAAGTCGGGATATAAATTTACAGTGTCAATGTTCAATTGATAGTTTGAAGTTATTAAACtactacaacaacaacaaccatacccagtaaatcccacaaatagcaaagctacttatagggtctggggagggtgggatgtagacagaccttgcctctatccctagggatagagaggctgcttccggagagaccctcggctccaaaacgaacaacaTGCCAACACACCAAGTCAAACAATATAGAAAtagcatacaacatcatttggACATAATATAATGTAAATAGGAAGCTACCAATACCAAGAAAGTGATCAGAGTGACACAATATAATGCAAATCATGTATAAtagcatacaacatcatttggACATAAACATCAAAAGGCAATTACCGGTAAAGTCAATTTAAGAATAAGAAAGACCTACACCCCTAAAAAACACTTAAGTCCTTACTGCAATATCCTCTAGAAttccttaaccctaatcctacgcctccacgaagtcctatcttggaccatgtcctcagaaagatgcaactctagtaaatcatgcctaatctgctcatcccaagtcagtttgggtctgcctcttcctctcctcccctccacagtaagagtttccactactctaactggTGCCGTCGTTTGCCtccgcttcacatgcccaaaccatctcaatctcccctccttaatcttgtccgatatactagccactcctaatctttccctaaaaacctcatttcttatccgatctaacctcgtgtgtccacacatccacctcagcatcctcatctctgctacctccatcttgcgcGCTTGTGACTTCTTGATAGCCCAACAGTCTGTTCCATATAGCAAGGACGTCAACTTTAAAATGCACACtcttaaatcacatttttacTCGTTTATGAATAGGTTAAAATGCATTGTAAATGAGTTATAGTGTTATAAACATGTCGTAAATgagataactattttataaatTGGATAAAActtcaattatatatataaagagagagaaAATGTATGTACAATTGGCCTTAACATACGATGCGTACGCGATGAAAGTATAACATGCAGATTTTAGGTTATAACATGCGGATCTGGGTATTTGATTTAGGGGTGAGGGGATATAACATGcggtttttatgttttttatggGTGCAAACATGCGGTTTTGATGGGTGTAAACATGCGGGTTTTTATGGGTGCAAACATGCGGGTTTTATGGGTTCAACATGCGGGATTTCGTTTTTGAGGTTTATAACGTGCGGAATTGTCATCGCCTACTGACGAGGTGTGACCCGCGTCGATCacccgacccggttacaaccttTTATATTAACATAAATACCAAGAATTAttctagaaccttccatatctatAAGGAAGGTGCATAACTAAATCTCCCACTTTTCGGGAAGATCGTGTAAATCTCCACCTTATCGGAGCACATCCTAAAATaagggaaaccctaattgagaaccTATAAATAAAGACAAATACGTAAGGTACGATCATCTATTTTTCCATACACTTTTCCCTTCATATACTTCTCCCAAAAacgaatacttattctcacgccggagggtggttacaggaataaccccattcctgtaacgagtcctaacggtgtttctgttttgcagccacACGTTCGAGTCATTGATCGTTGAAGTTTTCAGAGTTGttaaggtcagtgtttcttcattggcgccatccgtgggaccaaGCAAGAACAACAAAGAGCTTCATGGCAAGTGATCAGAACATGGCTGGTCAAAGGACGACGAATGATAATCTGACGCTAGGGGCGGGAAGCGTAACCGCCCCAGTATCATCACCGGCCGTTACCAGATCGTTAGATTTGGAGTTCGAGGCGGAAGGGCCACCACCAGGGTTTGGTAACGTTACCACCGTCTCTTCCCAGGCCGTGGTTACAAACCCTTACCTTTACATGCCCACACCAACACCACCCGGAAGGGTGGAGGGAACAGGCAGTGGCACCTCTGTCCCAGGGGCTGCTATTTTTTCGCAGACTTCGCGTCTTTACTCCACCCCAGTCATCACCTCGGCAAGCCCTAGCATTTTAGCGTCTGGAACCAACACTCCTCAATACT belongs to Helianthus annuus cultivar XRQ/B chromosome 5, HanXRQr2.0-SUNRISE, whole genome shotgun sequence and includes:
- the LOC110939589 gene encoding U4/U6.U5 tri-snRNP-associated protein 2 codes for the protein MVGLNNIKETDFVNVTIQSLMRVTPLRNIFLIPENYADSKSVLVHRFGELTRKIWHARNFKGQVSPHEFLQAVMKASKKRFRIGAQSDPVEFMSWLLNTLHTDLKSSRTKTSSIIHRCFQGELEVVKEINAKDGAETSKMPFLMLGVDLPPPPLFKDVMEKNIIPQVPLFNILKKFDGESVTEVVRPRVARMRYRVTRLPQYLILHMRRFTKNNFFVEKNPTLVNFPVKNLELKDYIPYHLKRERKKECVPSMI